Proteins from a single region of Terriglobus sp. TAA 43:
- a CDS encoding DUF305 domain-containing protein gives MAFRCSCACAFVLSACVGMAAAQQVPLVQPGAPGQPNKVITNPVGTAVHEPTAADFGFMQGMVIHHSQAVEMVGLMNGRTTNPQMLEMGKRISISQGDEIAFMKRWLSFYGKPVQENKMDMDMDMPGMDMSHMDHGKQDMDTAVMPGMLTPRQMQALRNAKGAQFDHLFLTGMIQHHTGALNMVKELFETKDGGQEPQLFDFTADVDVTQRAEIETMQSMLAKEKK, from the coding sequence ATGGCTTTTCGATGTTCGTGTGCCTGCGCCTTCGTCCTGTCCGCATGTGTGGGCATGGCTGCAGCACAACAGGTGCCTCTGGTGCAGCCCGGCGCTCCCGGCCAACCCAACAAGGTCATCACCAATCCCGTGGGAACAGCGGTGCACGAACCCACGGCCGCCGACTTCGGCTTTATGCAGGGCATGGTCATCCATCACAGCCAGGCAGTGGAGATGGTCGGCCTCATGAACGGCCGCACCACCAATCCGCAGATGCTTGAGATGGGTAAGCGCATCAGCATCTCGCAGGGCGACGAAATCGCTTTCATGAAGCGCTGGCTCTCCTTCTATGGCAAGCCTGTTCAGGAAAACAAAATGGACATGGACATGGATATGCCCGGTATGGACATGTCGCACATGGACCACGGCAAGCAAGACATGGACACCGCCGTAATGCCCGGCATGCTCACGCCCCGCCAGATGCAGGCACTGCGCAATGCCAAAGGCGCACAGTTTGACCACCTCTTCCTCACCGGCATGATCCAGCACCACACCGGCGCTCTCAACATGGTGAAGGAGTTGTTTGAAACGAAGGATGGCGGTCAGGAACCGCAGTTATTTGATTTCACCGCAGACGTGGATGTCACGCAGCGCGCCGAAATCGAAACGATGCAAAGCATGTTGGCCAAGGAGAAAAAATAA